CGGAAGAGGTCGCGGCGGCGCGGATTCGCCGCACCAGGCTATACAACGACAAACGGGAAGAGTCGGGGCCGTTCGACGTGATAGGCGACGTGCACGGGTGCTTGGACGAGTTGTTGGCGCTGCTGGACAAGCTGGGCTATCAGGTGATCGCAGACCAGGCGGGGAACCCGGTCGACGCGACCCACCCGGCGGGGCGCCGGGCGATCTTCTTGGGCGACTTGGTGGACCGGGGCCCCAAAGTCGCGGACGTGCTGCGCCTCGCCATGGGCATGACCGGGGCGGGCCACGCGCTCGCCGTGCCCGGCAACCACGAGGCGAAGCTGGTGCGGGCGCTGGGGCCGCGCGGGGCGAAGATCCAGCCCACGCACGGCCTGGCCGCCACCCTGGCGGAACTCGCCGAAGCCGGTCCGGAGTTCGCTGAGCGGGTCAGGGCCTGGTGCGACGGCCTGATCTCCCATTACGTCCTGGACGCGGGCCGGCTGGTGGTGGCCCACGCCGGGCTCAAGGAGGCCTATCACGGGGGGGCCTCCGGGCGCGTGCGGGCCTTCGCCCTCTACGGCGACACGACCGGCGAATCGGACGAGTTCGGGCTGCCGGTGCGCTATCCGTGGGCGCGGGACTACCGGGGCCGGGCCATGGTGCTTTACGGGCACACCCCGGTGGCGGAGGCGGAATGGGTCAACAACACCCTGTGCCTGGACACCGGCTGCGTGTTCGGCGGCAAGCTGAGCGCGCTGCGCTATCCGGAGAGGGAACTGGTTCAGGTTCCGGCGGCGCGGGTCTACAGCGAGCCGATCAGGCCGCTGGCGGCCCCGGACGGGCCGGAACGGCGTGAGCCGGACGTGCTTGACGCCACCGACGTGCTGGGCAAACGGGCGGTTGAGACCCGGTGGATGGGGCGCGTGACCATCCCCGCCGAACGGGCGGCGGGGGCGTTCGAGGTGATGAGCCGGTTCGCGGCCGCCCCAGAACGCCTGGCCTACCTGCCCCCAACCATGGCGCCCGTTGACTCGGCCAAGGCGGACGGCCACCTGGAGCATCCAGCGGAGGCGTTCGCGCACTATGCCAACATGGGGGTGGAGCGAGTCGTCTGCGAGGAGAAGCACATGGGCTCGCGGGCGGTGATCTGGTTGGGCGCCGACTGGGGGATCATCCACACCCGCACCGGCCGGCCCTTCTTCGAGGAGGACCTCGAGGGAGAGGCGCTGGCGCGCCTGCGGGCGGCGGTCGGCCGGGCCGGCCTGTGGGCGGAACTCGAAACCGATTGGCTGCTGATCGACGCCGAACTGCTGCCCTGGTCGCTCAAAGCCGAAGGCCTGCTGCGGGAACAGTACCGGCCGGTTGGCGCCAGCGCGGGGGCGATGTACCGGGCGGCGGAGGCCGCGCTCGAGGCGGCGGCCGGGCGCGGGCTGGACGTGGCCGAACACCTGGAGCGGGTGCGGCGCCGCCAAGCCAACGCGGCCGCCTACAGCCAAACCGTGGACCGGTACGCCTGGCCGACCAACGGGCTGGACGGCGTGCAAATCGCTCCGTTCCAACTTCTCGCGGCCAGCGGGAAGGCGCTTTACACCGAGAGCCACGAATGGCACATGGCCGCCGCCGAACGGCTGGCCGCGGCCGACCCGGCCCTGATCCGGCCGACCCGGTGGCTGGCGCTGGACCCCGCCGACCAGGCGGCCTGCCAGCGCGGGGTCGAATGGTGGGAGGCGCTGACCCAGGCCGGGGGAGAGGGCATGGTGGTCAAACCCCTGGCGGGGCCGTCCAAACAGGGCACGCGGTTGATTCAGCCGGGTCTGAAGGTCCGCGGGCGCGAGTACCTGCGCATGACCTACGGGCCGGACTACCTGGACCGCCTGGGCGAGTTGCGCCAAC
This is a stretch of genomic DNA from Bifidobacteriaceae bacterium. It encodes these proteins:
- a CDS encoding polynucleotide kinase-phosphatase, which produces MAELEIPELSLVLLIGASGSGKSVFGAEHFGPFEVVSSDFCRGLVASDPADQSATADAFEVLNAIVGKRLQRGLLTVVDATNVQPASRRSLIALAKEHDVLPVAIVLDMPVSLCVERNRARGVPFGDEVPRRQVNALRGSLKGLGREGLRHIHHLAGPEEVAAARIRRTRLYNDKREESGPFDVIGDVHGCLDELLALLDKLGYQVIADQAGNPVDATHPAGRRAIFLGDLVDRGPKVADVLRLAMGMTGAGHALAVPGNHEAKLVRALGPRGAKIQPTHGLAATLAELAEAGPEFAERVRAWCDGLISHYVLDAGRLVVAHAGLKEAYHGGASGRVRAFALYGDTTGESDEFGLPVRYPWARDYRGRAMVLYGHTPVAEAEWVNNTLCLDTGCVFGGKLSALRYPERELVQVPAARVYSEPIRPLAAPDGPERREPDVLDATDVLGKRAVETRWMGRVTIPAERAAGAFEVMSRFAAAPERLAYLPPTMAPVDSAKADGHLEHPAEAFAHYANMGVERVVCEEKHMGSRAVIWLGADWGIIHTRTGRPFFEEDLEGEALARLRAAVGRAGLWAELETDWLLIDAELLPWSLKAEGLLREQYRPVGASAGAMYRAAEAALEAAAGRGLDVAEHLERVRRRQANAAAYSQTVDRYAWPTNGLDGVQIAPFQLLAASGKALYTESHEWHMAAAERLAAADPALIRPTRWLALDPADQAACQRGVEWWEALTQAGGEGMVVKPLAGPSKQGTRLIQPGLKVRGREYLRMTYGPDYLDRLGELRQRQLGLKRSLALREYALGLEAIDRLVAGEPLWRRHEAVFAVLALESEPTDPRL